One part of the Arabidopsis thaliana chromosome 1 sequence genome encodes these proteins:
- the AGO3 gene encoding ARGONAUTE 3 (ARGONAUTE 3 (AGO3); FUNCTIONS IN: nucleic acid binding; INVOLVED IN: biological_process unknown; LOCATED IN: cellular_component unknown; EXPRESSED IN: 11 plant structures; EXPRESSED DURING: LP.06 six leaves visible, LP.04 four leaves visible, 4 anthesis, C globular stage, petal differentiation and expansion stage; CONTAINS InterPro DOMAIN/s: Domain of unknown function DUF1785 (InterPro:IPR014811), Stem cell self-renewal protein Piwi (InterPro:IPR003165), Argonaute/Dicer protein, PAZ (InterPro:IPR003100), Polynucleotidyl transferase, ribonuclease H fold (InterPro:IPR012337); BEST Arabidopsis thaliana protein match is: Argonaute family protein (TAIR:AT1G31280.1); Has 87664 Blast hits to 32385 proteins in 1910 species: Archae - 110; Bacteria - 26465; Metazoa - 27622; Fungi - 6311; Plants - 10699; Viruses - 1201; Other Eukaryotes - 15256 (source: NCBI BLink).), protein MDRGGYRGGRGDGRGRGGGGDRGRGYSGRGDGRGRGGDGDRGYSGRGDGHGRGGGGDRGRGYSGRGDGRGRGGGGDRGRGYSGRGDGHGRGGGGDRGRGYSGRGRGFVQDRDGGWVNPGQSSGGHVRGRGTQLQQPPPQEVPPSSSQAQVSQGVAPGDVGQGGVGDVGRDGVGDVGRDGVGDVGQGGVGDVGQVGVGDVGQGGVGDVGQGGVGDVGRDGVGDVGRDGVGDVGRGGVGDRGQSQSGLSSGHFGRGTQLQQPQPQAVSQSSSQGQVSQSFATGGVGLGAWARKPQLFSDSTVLPSSSSSNVVASHTASGSQVMTPKPSSSDKKEPVKRPDKGGNIKVKGVINLSVNHFRVSFSTESVIRHYDVDIKGENSSKKISRFELAMVKEKLFKDNNDFPNAMTAYDGQKNIFSAVELPTGSFKVDFSETEEIMRGRSYTFIIKQVKELKLLDLQAYIDGRSTFIPRDVLQGMDVVMKEHPSKRMITVGKRFFSTRLEIDFGYGVGAAKGFHHTLKPTVQGLSLCLNSSLLAFRKAISVIEYLKLYFGWRNIRQFKNCRPDDVVQELIGLKVTVDHRKTKQKFIIMGLSKDDTKDIKFDFIDHAGNQPPRKISIVEYFKEKYGRDIDHKDIPCLNLGKKGRENFVPMEFCNLVEGQIFPKEKLYRDSAAWLKELSLVTPQQRLENINKMIKSSDGPRGGDIIGNFGLRVDPNMTTVEGRVLEAPTLKLTDRRGNPIHEKLMSESNQWNLTTKGVTKGSIIKHWAVLDFTASESLKKKMPGYFVNKLIERCKGLGMQMEAPIVCKTSSMETLYDGNALEELLRSVIDEASHNHGGACPTLVLCAMTGKHDGYKTLKWIAETKLGLVTQCFLTISAIKGETVSDQYLANLALKINAKVGGTNVELVDNIFSFFKKEDKVMFIGADVNHPAAHDNMSPSIVAVVGTLNWPEANRYAARVKAQSHRKEEIQGFGETCWELIEAHSQAPEKRPNKIVIFRDGVSDGQFDMVLNVELQNVKDVFAKVGYNPQITVIVAQKRHQTRFFPATTSKDGRAKGNVPSGTVVDTTIIHPFEYDFYLCSQHGAIGTSKPTHYYVLSDEIGFNSNQIQKLIFDLCFTFTRCTKPVALVPPVSYADKAASRGRVYYEASLMKKNSKQSRGASSSSASVASSSSSVTMEDKEIFKVHAGIENFMFFV, encoded by the exons ATGGATCGAGGTGGTTACCGAGGAGGTCGTGGTGATGGCCGTGGCAGAGGCGGCGGCGGAGATCGTGGTCGTGGTTACAGCGGTCGTGGTGATGGCCGTGGCAGAGGCGGCGACGGAGATCGTGGTTACAGCGGTCGTGGTGATGGCCATGGCAGAGGCGGCGGCGGAGATCGTGGTCGTGGTTACAGCGGTCGTGGTGATGGCCGTGGCAGAGGCGGCGGCGGAGATCGTGGTCGTGGTTACAGCGGTCGTGGTGATGGCCATGGCAGAGGCGGCGGCGGAGATCGTGGTCGTGGTTACAGCGGTCGTGGTCGTGGCTTTGTTCAAGATAGGGATGGTGGTTGGGTAAATCCAGGGCAAAGTTCAGGTGGTCATGTTCGTGGTCGTGGGACGCAGTTGCAACAACCTCCGCCACAGGAAGTTCCTCCGTCGTCGTCGCAAGCTCAAGTGAGTCAAGGCGTTGCACCAGGAGACGTGGGTCAAGGCGGCGTCGGAGACGTGGGTAGAGACGGCGTCGGAGACGTGGGTAGAGACGGCGTCGGAGACGTGGGTCAAGGTGGCGTCGGAGACGTGGGTCAAGTAGGCGTCGGAGACGTGGGTCAAGGCGGCGTCGGAGACGTGGGTCAAGGCGGCGTCGGAGACGTGGGTAGAGACGGCGTCGGAGACGTGGGTAGAGACGGCGTCGGAGACGTGGGTAGAGGCGGCGTCGGAGACCGTGGACAGAGTCAGTCGGGACTATCGTCGGGTCACTTTGGTCGTGGGACGCAGTTGCAACAACCTCAGCCACAGGCGGTTTCTCAGTCGTCTTCGCAGGGTCAAGTGAGTCAATCCTTTGCAACAGGAGGCGTGGGTTTAGGCGCGTGGGCTCGTAAGCCTCAACTTTTCTCTGATTCGACGGTCTTACCTTCTAGTTCTTCGTCTAACGTCGTTGCTTCTCACACCGCTAGTG GTTCTCAAGTTATGACTCCGaaaccatcttcttctgataAGAAAGAACCAGTAAAGCGTCCTGATAAAGGTGGTAATATAAAAGTGAAAGGCGTAATTAATCTCTCCGTCAATCATTTTAGAGTGAGTTTCTCAACAGAAAGTGTCATAAGGCACTACGATGTTGATATCAAAGGAGAaaattcttcaaaaaagaTATCAAGATTTGAGCTAGCTATGGTCAAAGAAAAGCTGTTCAAGGACAATAATGACTTTCCTAACGCCATGACAGCGTACGATGGTCAGAAGAACATTTTCAGCGCTGTTGAATTACCTACGGGATCATTTAAAGTTGATTTCTCAGAAACCGAGGAGATCATGAGAGGTAGAAGCTATACGTTCATCATCAAACAAGTGAAAGAGCTAAAGTTACTTGACTTGCAAGCCTACATAGATGGACGTTCCACTTTTATTCCGCGTGATGTGTTGCAAGGAATGGATGTTGTGATGAAGGAACATCCTTCAAAACGTATGATCACTGTTGGTAAAAGATTCTTTAGTACTCGGCTAGAGATTGACTTTGGATACGGAGTTGGAGCTGCGAAAGGGTTTCACCACACTCTCAAGCCCACAGTACAAGGTTTATCATTATGTTTGAACTCCTCTTTGTTGGCGTTCCGCAAAGCAATTTCAGTCATCGAATACCTGAAGTTGTACTTTGGGTGGAGAAATATACGTCAGTTTAAGAATTGTAGGCCTGATGACGTGGTACAAGAATTGATTGGTTTGAAAGTCACTGTTGATCATCGAAAGACCAAACAGAAATTCATCATTATGGGGTTGAGTAAGGACGACACAAAAGATATCAAATTCGATTTTATTGATCATGCTGGAAACCAGCCTCCAAGGAAAATATCCATTGTTGAGTATTTCAAGGAAAAGTATGGAAGAGACATTGATCACAAGGATATTCCTTGCTTGAATTTGGGGAAAAAGGGTCGGGAAAATTTTGTACCCATGGAGTTCTGTAACTTAGTCGAGGGGCAGATTTTTCCAAAAGAGAAATTGTATAGAGATTCAGCCGCGTGGTTAAAGGAGCTTTCACTAGTCACTCCACAACAAAGACTGGAGAATATAAATAAGATGATAAAGTCTAGTGATGGACCTAGAGG TGGAGATATCATTGGAAACTTCGGATTGAGAGTGGATCCAAACATGACAACGGTGGAAGGTCGTGTACTCGAGGCTCCTACACTGAAATTGACTGATCGGAGAGGCAATCCTATCCATGAGAAACTCATGAGCGAGAGCAATCAATGGAACCTTACGACAAAGGGAGTCACAAAGGGTTCAATAATCAAGCATTGGGCTGTTCTTGACTTCACTGCATCCGagagtttgaaaaaaaagatgccTGGTTACTTTGTAAATAAACTCATCGAACGTTGTAAGGGACTTGGGATGCAGATGGAGGCTCCTATCGTTTGCAAAACATCGAGTATGGAAACACTTTATGATGGTAATGCTCTTGAGGAATTGCTTCGATCCGTGATAGATGAGGCTTCTCATAACCATGGTGGGGCTTGTCCAACTCTTGTTCTGTGTGCTATGACTGGGAAGCACGATGGATACAAGACTCTGAAATGGATAGCCGAGACCAAACTTGGTCTAGTGACTCAGTGTTTCTTGACCATATCTGCCATTAAAGGAGAAACCGTTTCTGATCAGTACTTGGCAAATCTCGCCCTCAAGATAAACGCAAAGGTTGGTGGAACGAACGTGGAGTTGGTGgataatattttctctttcttcaaaaaagaagataaggtCATGTTCATTGGTGCTGATGTCAATCATCCCGCTGCTCACGACAATATGAGTCCATCCATTGTTGCTGTTGTAGGCACTCTTAACTGGCCTGAAGCTAACCGCTACGCAGCTAGAGTCAAAGCTCAGAGTCACCGTAAAGAAGAGATACAAGGGTTTGGTGAAACTTGCTGGGAGCTTATCGAAGCTCATTCTCAGGCCCCCGAGAAACGACCTAACAAGATTGTGATATTCCGTGATGGTGTCAGCGATGGTCAGTTCGATATGGTTCTCAATGTGGAGTTACAGAATGTTAAGGACGTTTTTGCCAAGGTTGGCTATAATCCGCAGATAACTGTAATTGTGGCACAGAAACGTCATCAAACCCGTTTCTTCCCCGCCACAACTAGCAAAGATGGAAGGGCTAAGGGCAATGTGCCTTCAGGTACGGTCGTTGATACCACGATCATTCACCCGTTTGAGTATGATTTCTACCTCTGTAGTCAACATGGAGCGATAGGTACAAGCAAACCAACTCATTATTATGTTCTTTCGGACGAAATCGGGTTCAACTCGAATCAGATTCAGAAACTCATCTTTGACTTGTGCTTCACGTTTACTCGCTGCACCAAACCGGTCGCTCTGGTTCCTCCGGTTTCTTATGCTGACAAGGCTGCTTCTAGAGGAAGGGTGTACTACGAGGCAAGCttaatgaagaagaattcTAAGCAGTCGCGTGGAGCGTCTTCGTCTTCTGCCTCGGTTGcctcttcatcctcttctgtCACAATGGAGGACAAAGAGATCTTCAAGGTTCACGCAGGCATCGAGAACTTTATGTTCTTTGTctga
- the AGO3 gene encoding ARGONAUTE 3 has protein sequence MDRGGYRGGRGDGRGRGGGGDRGRGYSGRGRGFVQDRDGGWVNPGQSSGGHVRGRGTQLQQPPPQEVPPSSSQAQVSQGVAPGDVGQGGVGDVGRDGVGDVGRDGVGDVGQGGVGDVGQVGVGDVGQGGVGDVGQGGVGDVGRDGVGDVGRDGVGDVGRGGVGDRGQSQSGLSSGHFGRGTQLQQPQPQAVSQSSSQGQVSQSFATGGVGLGAWARKPQLFSDSTVLPSSSSSNVVASHTASGSQVMTPKPSSSDKKEPVKRPDKGGNIKVKGVINLSVNHFRVSFSTESVIRHYDVDIKGENSSKKISRFELAMVKEKLFKDNNDFPNAMTAYDGQKNIFSAVELPTGSFKVDFSETEEIMRGRSYTFIIKQVKELKLLDLQAYIDGRSTFIPRDVLQGMDVVMKEHPSKRMITVGKRFFSTRLEIDFGYGVGAAKGFHHTLKPTVQGLSLCLNSSLLAFRKAISVIEYLKLYFGWRNIRQFKNCRPDDVVQELIGLKVTVDHRKTKQKFIIMGLSKDDTKDIKFDFIDHAGNQPPRKISIVEYFKEKYGRDIDHKDIPCLNLGKKGRENFVPMEFCNLVEGQIFPKEKLYRDSAAWLKELSLVTPQQRLENINKMIKSSDGPRGGDIIGNFGLRVDPNMTTVEGRVLEAPTLKLTDRRGNPIHEKLMSESNQWNLTTKGVTKGSIIKHWAVLDFTASESLKKKMPGYFVNKLIERCKGLGMQMEAPIVCKTSSMETLYDGNALEELLRSVIDEASHNHGGACPTLVLCAMTGKHDGYKTLKWIAETKLGLVTQCFLTISAIKGETVSDQYLANLALKINAKVGGTNVELVDNIFSFFKKEDKVMFIGADVNHPAAHDNMSPSIVAVVGTLNWPEANRYAARVKAQSHRKEEIQGFGETCWELIEAHSQAPEKRPNKIVIFRDGVSDGQFDMVLNVELQNVKDVFAKVGYNPQITVIVAQKRHQTRFFPATTSKDGRAKGNVPSGTVVDTTIIHPFEYDFYLCSQHGAIGTSKPTHYYVLSDEIGFNSNQIQKLIFDLCFTFTRCTKPVALVPPVSYADKAASRGRVYYEASLMKKNSKQSRGASSSSASVASSSSSVTMEDKEIFKVHAGIENFMFFV, from the exons ATGGATCGAGGTGGTTACCGAGGAGGTCGTGGTGATGGCCGTGGCAGAG GCGGCGGCGGAGATCGTGGTCGTGGTTACAGCGGTCGTGGTCGTGGCTTTGTTCAAGATAGGGATGGTGGTTGGGTAAATCCAGGGCAAAGTTCAGGTGGTCATGTTCGTGGTCGTGGGACGCAGTTGCAACAACCTCCGCCACAGGAAGTTCCTCCGTCGTCGTCGCAAGCTCAAGTGAGTCAAGGCGTTGCACCAGGAGACGTGGGTCAAGGCGGCGTCGGAGACGTGGGTAGAGACGGCGTCGGAGACGTGGGTAGAGACGGCGTCGGAGACGTGGGTCAAGGTGGCGTCGGAGACGTGGGTCAAGTAGGCGTCGGAGACGTGGGTCAAGGCGGCGTCGGAGACGTGGGTCAAGGCGGCGTCGGAGACGTGGGTAGAGACGGCGTCGGAGACGTGGGTAGAGACGGCGTCGGAGACGTGGGTAGAGGCGGCGTCGGAGACCGTGGACAGAGTCAGTCGGGACTATCGTCGGGTCACTTTGGTCGTGGGACGCAGTTGCAACAACCTCAGCCACAGGCGGTTTCTCAGTCGTCTTCGCAGGGTCAAGTGAGTCAATCCTTTGCAACAGGAGGCGTGGGTTTAGGCGCGTGGGCTCGTAAGCCTCAACTTTTCTCTGATTCGACGGTCTTACCTTCTAGTTCTTCGTCTAACGTCGTTGCTTCTCACACCGCTAGTG GTTCTCAAGTTATGACTCCGaaaccatcttcttctgataAGAAAGAACCAGTAAAGCGTCCTGATAAAGGTGGTAATATAAAAGTGAAAGGCGTAATTAATCTCTCCGTCAATCATTTTAGAGTGAGTTTCTCAACAGAAAGTGTCATAAGGCACTACGATGTTGATATCAAAGGAGAaaattcttcaaaaaagaTATCAAGATTTGAGCTAGCTATGGTCAAAGAAAAGCTGTTCAAGGACAATAATGACTTTCCTAACGCCATGACAGCGTACGATGGTCAGAAGAACATTTTCAGCGCTGTTGAATTACCTACGGGATCATTTAAAGTTGATTTCTCAGAAACCGAGGAGATCATGAGAGGTAGAAGCTATACGTTCATCATCAAACAAGTGAAAGAGCTAAAGTTACTTGACTTGCAAGCCTACATAGATGGACGTTCCACTTTTATTCCGCGTGATGTGTTGCAAGGAATGGATGTTGTGATGAAGGAACATCCTTCAAAACGTATGATCACTGTTGGTAAAAGATTCTTTAGTACTCGGCTAGAGATTGACTTTGGATACGGAGTTGGAGCTGCGAAAGGGTTTCACCACACTCTCAAGCCCACAGTACAAGGTTTATCATTATGTTTGAACTCCTCTTTGTTGGCGTTCCGCAAAGCAATTTCAGTCATCGAATACCTGAAGTTGTACTTTGGGTGGAGAAATATACGTCAGTTTAAGAATTGTAGGCCTGATGACGTGGTACAAGAATTGATTGGTTTGAAAGTCACTGTTGATCATCGAAAGACCAAACAGAAATTCATCATTATGGGGTTGAGTAAGGACGACACAAAAGATATCAAATTCGATTTTATTGATCATGCTGGAAACCAGCCTCCAAGGAAAATATCCATTGTTGAGTATTTCAAGGAAAAGTATGGAAGAGACATTGATCACAAGGATATTCCTTGCTTGAATTTGGGGAAAAAGGGTCGGGAAAATTTTGTACCCATGGAGTTCTGTAACTTAGTCGAGGGGCAGATTTTTCCAAAAGAGAAATTGTATAGAGATTCAGCCGCGTGGTTAAAGGAGCTTTCACTAGTCACTCCACAACAAAGACTGGAGAATATAAATAAGATGATAAAGTCTAGTGATGGACCTAGAGG TGGAGATATCATTGGAAACTTCGGATTGAGAGTGGATCCAAACATGACAACGGTGGAAGGTCGTGTACTCGAGGCTCCTACACTGAAATTGACTGATCGGAGAGGCAATCCTATCCATGAGAAACTCATGAGCGAGAGCAATCAATGGAACCTTACGACAAAGGGAGTCACAAAGGGTTCAATAATCAAGCATTGGGCTGTTCTTGACTTCACTGCATCCGagagtttgaaaaaaaagatgccTGGTTACTTTGTAAATAAACTCATCGAACGTTGTAAGGGACTTGGGATGCAGATGGAGGCTCCTATCGTTTGCAAAACATCGAGTATGGAAACACTTTATGATGGTAATGCTCTTGAGGAATTGCTTCGATCCGTGATAGATGAGGCTTCTCATAACCATGGTGGGGCTTGTCCAACTCTTGTTCTGTGTGCTATGACTGGGAAGCACGATGGATACAAGACTCTGAAATGGATAGCCGAGACCAAACTTGGTCTAGTGACTCAGTGTTTCTTGACCATATCTGCCATTAAAGGAGAAACCGTTTCTGATCAGTACTTGGCAAATCTCGCCCTCAAGATAAACGCAAAGGTTGGTGGAACGAACGTGGAGTTGGTGgataatattttctctttcttcaaaaaagaagataaggtCATGTTCATTGGTGCTGATGTCAATCATCCCGCTGCTCACGACAATATGAGTCCATCCATTGTTGCTGTTGTAGGCACTCTTAACTGGCCTGAAGCTAACCGCTACGCAGCTAGAGTCAAAGCTCAGAGTCACCGTAAAGAAGAGATACAAGGGTTTGGTGAAACTTGCTGGGAGCTTATCGAAGCTCATTCTCAGGCCCCCGAGAAACGACCTAACAAGATTGTGATATTCCGTGATGGTGTCAGCGATGGTCAGTTCGATATGGTTCTCAATGTGGAGTTACAGAATGTTAAGGACGTTTTTGCCAAGGTTGGCTATAATCCGCAGATAACTGTAATTGTGGCACAGAAACGTCATCAAACCCGTTTCTTCCCCGCCACAACTAGCAAAGATGGAAGGGCTAAGGGCAATGTGCCTTCAGGTACGGTCGTTGATACCACGATCATTCACCCGTTTGAGTATGATTTCTACCTCTGTAGTCAACATGGAGCGATAGGTACAAGCAAACCAACTCATTATTATGTTCTTTCGGACGAAATCGGGTTCAACTCGAATCAGATTCAGAAACTCATCTTTGACTTGTGCTTCACGTTTACTCGCTGCACCAAACCGGTCGCTCTGGTTCCTCCGGTTTCTTATGCTGACAAGGCTGCTTCTAGAGGAAGGGTGTACTACGAGGCAAGCttaatgaagaagaattcTAAGCAGTCGCGTGGAGCGTCTTCGTCTTCTGCCTCGGTTGcctcttcatcctcttctgtCACAATGGAGGACAAAGAGATCTTCAAGGTTCACGCAGGCATCGAGAACTTTATGTTCTTTGTctga
- the AGO3 gene encoding ARGONAUTE 3 codes for MDRGGYRGGRGDGRGRGGGGDRGRGYSGRGDGRGRGGGGDRGRGYSGRGDGHGRGGGGDRGRGYSGRGRGFVQDRDGGWVNPGQSSGGHVRGRGTQLQQPPPQEVPPSSSQAQVSQGVAPGDVGQGGVGDVGRDGVGDVGRDGVGDVGQGGVGDVGQVGVGDVGQGGVGDVGQGGVGDVGRDGVGDVGRDGVGDVGRGGVGDRGQSQSGLSSGHFGRGTQLQQPQPQAVSQSSSQGQVSQSFATGGVGLGAWARKPQLFSDSTVLPSSSSSNVVASHTASGSQVMTPKPSSSDKKEPVKRPDKGGNIKVKGVINLSVNHFRVSFSTESVIRHYDVDIKGENSSKKISRFELAMVKEKLFKDNNDFPNAMTAYDGQKNIFSAVELPTGSFKVDFSETEEIMRGRSYTFIIKQVKELKLLDLQAYIDGRSTFIPRDVLQGMDVVMKEHPSKRMITVGKRFFSTRLEIDFGYGVGAAKGFHHTLKPTVQGLSLCLNSSLLAFRKAISVIEYLKLYFGWRNIRQFKNCRPDDVVQELIGLKVTVDHRKTKQKFIIMGLSKDDTKDIKFDFIDHAGNQPPRKISIVEYFKEKYGRDIDHKDIPCLNLGKKGRENFVPMEFCNLVEGQIFPKEKLYRDSAAWLKELSLVTPQQRLENINKMIKSSDGPRGGDIIGNFGLRVDPNMTTVEGRVLEAPTLKLTDRRGNPIHEKLMSESNQWNLTTKGVTKGSIIKHWAVLDFTASESLKKKMPGYFVNKLIERCKGLGMQMEAPIVCKTSSMETLYDGNALEELLRSVIDEASHNHGGACPTLVLCAMTGKHDGYKTLKWIAETKLGLVTQCFLTISAIKGETVSDQYLANLALKINAKVGGTNVELVDNIFSFFKKEDKVMFIGADVNHPAAHDNMSPSIVAVVGTLNWPEANRYAARVKAQSHRKEEIQGFGETCWELIEAHSQAPEKRPNKIVIFRDGVSDGQFDMVLNVELQNVKDVFAKVGYNPQITVIVAQKRHQTRFFPATTSKDGRAKGNVPSGTVVDTTIIHPFEYDFYLCSQHGAIGTSKPTHYYVLSDEIGFNSNQIQKLIFDLCFTFTRCTKPVALVPPVSYADKAASRGRVYYEASLMKKNSKQSRGASSSSASVASSSSSVTMEDKEIFKVHAGIENFMFFV; via the exons ATGGATCGAGGTGGTTACCGAGGAGGTCGTGGTGATGGCCGTGGCAGAGGCGGCGGCGGAGATCGTGGTCGTGGTTACAGCGGTCGTGGTGATGGCCGTGGCAGAG GCGGCGGCGGAGATCGTGGTCGTGGTTACAGCGGTCGTGGTGATGGCCATGGCAGAGGCGGCGGCGGAGATCGTGGTCGTGGTTACAGCGGTCGTGGTCGTGGCTTTGTTCAAGATAGGGATGGTGGTTGGGTAAATCCAGGGCAAAGTTCAGGTGGTCATGTTCGTGGTCGTGGGACGCAGTTGCAACAACCTCCGCCACAGGAAGTTCCTCCGTCGTCGTCGCAAGCTCAAGTGAGTCAAGGCGTTGCACCAGGAGACGTGGGTCAAGGCGGCGTCGGAGACGTGGGTAGAGACGGCGTCGGAGACGTGGGTAGAGACGGCGTCGGAGACGTGGGTCAAGGTGGCGTCGGAGACGTGGGTCAAGTAGGCGTCGGAGACGTGGGTCAAGGCGGCGTCGGAGACGTGGGTCAAGGCGGCGTCGGAGACGTGGGTAGAGACGGCGTCGGAGACGTGGGTAGAGACGGCGTCGGAGACGTGGGTAGAGGCGGCGTCGGAGACCGTGGACAGAGTCAGTCGGGACTATCGTCGGGTCACTTTGGTCGTGGGACGCAGTTGCAACAACCTCAGCCACAGGCGGTTTCTCAGTCGTCTTCGCAGGGTCAAGTGAGTCAATCCTTTGCAACAGGAGGCGTGGGTTTAGGCGCGTGGGCTCGTAAGCCTCAACTTTTCTCTGATTCGACGGTCTTACCTTCTAGTTCTTCGTCTAACGTCGTTGCTTCTCACACCGCTAGTG GTTCTCAAGTTATGACTCCGaaaccatcttcttctgataAGAAAGAACCAGTAAAGCGTCCTGATAAAGGTGGTAATATAAAAGTGAAAGGCGTAATTAATCTCTCCGTCAATCATTTTAGAGTGAGTTTCTCAACAGAAAGTGTCATAAGGCACTACGATGTTGATATCAAAGGAGAaaattcttcaaaaaagaTATCAAGATTTGAGCTAGCTATGGTCAAAGAAAAGCTGTTCAAGGACAATAATGACTTTCCTAACGCCATGACAGCGTACGATGGTCAGAAGAACATTTTCAGCGCTGTTGAATTACCTACGGGATCATTTAAAGTTGATTTCTCAGAAACCGAGGAGATCATGAGAGGTAGAAGCTATACGTTCATCATCAAACAAGTGAAAGAGCTAAAGTTACTTGACTTGCAAGCCTACATAGATGGACGTTCCACTTTTATTCCGCGTGATGTGTTGCAAGGAATGGATGTTGTGATGAAGGAACATCCTTCAAAACGTATGATCACTGTTGGTAAAAGATTCTTTAGTACTCGGCTAGAGATTGACTTTGGATACGGAGTTGGAGCTGCGAAAGGGTTTCACCACACTCTCAAGCCCACAGTACAAGGTTTATCATTATGTTTGAACTCCTCTTTGTTGGCGTTCCGCAAAGCAATTTCAGTCATCGAATACCTGAAGTTGTACTTTGGGTGGAGAAATATACGTCAGTTTAAGAATTGTAGGCCTGATGACGTGGTACAAGAATTGATTGGTTTGAAAGTCACTGTTGATCATCGAAAGACCAAACAGAAATTCATCATTATGGGGTTGAGTAAGGACGACACAAAAGATATCAAATTCGATTTTATTGATCATGCTGGAAACCAGCCTCCAAGGAAAATATCCATTGTTGAGTATTTCAAGGAAAAGTATGGAAGAGACATTGATCACAAGGATATTCCTTGCTTGAATTTGGGGAAAAAGGGTCGGGAAAATTTTGTACCCATGGAGTTCTGTAACTTAGTCGAGGGGCAGATTTTTCCAAAAGAGAAATTGTATAGAGATTCAGCCGCGTGGTTAAAGGAGCTTTCACTAGTCACTCCACAACAAAGACTGGAGAATATAAATAAGATGATAAAGTCTAGTGATGGACCTAGAGG TGGAGATATCATTGGAAACTTCGGATTGAGAGTGGATCCAAACATGACAACGGTGGAAGGTCGTGTACTCGAGGCTCCTACACTGAAATTGACTGATCGGAGAGGCAATCCTATCCATGAGAAACTCATGAGCGAGAGCAATCAATGGAACCTTACGACAAAGGGAGTCACAAAGGGTTCAATAATCAAGCATTGGGCTGTTCTTGACTTCACTGCATCCGagagtttgaaaaaaaagatgccTGGTTACTTTGTAAATAAACTCATCGAACGTTGTAAGGGACTTGGGATGCAGATGGAGGCTCCTATCGTTTGCAAAACATCGAGTATGGAAACACTTTATGATGGTAATGCTCTTGAGGAATTGCTTCGATCCGTGATAGATGAGGCTTCTCATAACCATGGTGGGGCTTGTCCAACTCTTGTTCTGTGTGCTATGACTGGGAAGCACGATGGATACAAGACTCTGAAATGGATAGCCGAGACCAAACTTGGTCTAGTGACTCAGTGTTTCTTGACCATATCTGCCATTAAAGGAGAAACCGTTTCTGATCAGTACTTGGCAAATCTCGCCCTCAAGATAAACGCAAAGGTTGGTGGAACGAACGTGGAGTTGGTGgataatattttctctttcttcaaaaaagaagataaggtCATGTTCATTGGTGCTGATGTCAATCATCCCGCTGCTCACGACAATATGAGTCCATCCATTGTTGCTGTTGTAGGCACTCTTAACTGGCCTGAAGCTAACCGCTACGCAGCTAGAGTCAAAGCTCAGAGTCACCGTAAAGAAGAGATACAAGGGTTTGGTGAAACTTGCTGGGAGCTTATCGAAGCTCATTCTCAGGCCCCCGAGAAACGACCTAACAAGATTGTGATATTCCGTGATGGTGTCAGCGATGGTCAGTTCGATATGGTTCTCAATGTGGAGTTACAGAATGTTAAGGACGTTTTTGCCAAGGTTGGCTATAATCCGCAGATAACTGTAATTGTGGCACAGAAACGTCATCAAACCCGTTTCTTCCCCGCCACAACTAGCAAAGATGGAAGGGCTAAGGGCAATGTGCCTTCAGGTACGGTCGTTGATACCACGATCATTCACCCGTTTGAGTATGATTTCTACCTCTGTAGTCAACATGGAGCGATAGGTACAAGCAAACCAACTCATTATTATGTTCTTTCGGACGAAATCGGGTTCAACTCGAATCAGATTCAGAAACTCATCTTTGACTTGTGCTTCACGTTTACTCGCTGCACCAAACCGGTCGCTCTGGTTCCTCCGGTTTCTTATGCTGACAAGGCTGCTTCTAGAGGAAGGGTGTACTACGAGGCAAGCttaatgaagaagaattcTAAGCAGTCGCGTGGAGCGTCTTCGTCTTCTGCCTCGGTTGcctcttcatcctcttctgtCACAATGGAGGACAAAGAGATCTTCAAGGTTCACGCAGGCATCGAGAACTTTATGTTCTTTGTctga